One genomic window of Bradyrhizobium sp. B124 includes the following:
- a CDS encoding invasion associated locus B family protein has translation MNFRILAAPVRPHGRIVALMAATAFSAALLVPAAWAQQPAAPAPAAPKAAPKAAPKAAPKAPAPAAQPAPQAQAPAAGQAPAAAAQQPPQDQQIQLIYAPWTKFCLKGQEANAKQVCFTGKDGRIESGQPVIAAVIIEPEGEPKKILRVTLPLGMQLVHGTRIIVDGNPPQQAPYVICFQNGCMSDYEATPELIANMKKGQNLVVQAINSNGAPLTLPLPLNTEFAKAYDGPPTDPKVFEENSKKLQEELQKRAEEQRKKLEGAGGAAAPAPANPAAK, from the coding sequence ATGAATTTCCGTATCTTGGCCGCCCCGGTCCGGCCGCATGGGCGAATTGTTGCCCTGATGGCGGCGACGGCATTCTCTGCAGCGCTCCTGGTTCCTGCCGCTTGGGCCCAGCAGCCGGCAGCGCCGGCGCCCGCGGCACCGAAGGCAGCGCCCAAGGCGGCACCGAAGGCAGCTCCGAAGGCGCCGGCGCCGGCAGCCCAGCCGGCGCCCCAGGCACAGGCACCGGCCGCAGGTCAGGCGCCCGCCGCGGCCGCCCAGCAGCCGCCCCAGGATCAGCAGATCCAGCTGATCTACGCCCCCTGGACCAAGTTCTGCCTGAAGGGTCAGGAAGCCAACGCCAAGCAGGTTTGCTTCACCGGCAAGGACGGCCGCATCGAGTCGGGCCAGCCGGTGATCGCCGCCGTGATCATCGAGCCGGAAGGCGAGCCGAAGAAGATCCTGCGCGTCACGCTGCCGCTCGGCATGCAGCTCGTTCACGGCACCCGCATCATCGTCGACGGCAACCCGCCGCAGCAGGCGCCCTATGTGATCTGCTTCCAGAACGGTTGCATGTCCGACTATGAAGCAACCCCCGAGCTGATCGCCAACATGAAGAAGGGCCAGAACCTCGTGGTCCAGGCGATCAATTCGAACGGCGCGCCGCTGACGCTGCCGCTGCCGCTCAACACCGAATTCGCCAAAGCCTATGACGGCCCGCCGACCGATCCGAAGGTGTTCGAGGAAAACTCGAAGAAGCTGCAGGAAGAGTTGCAGAAGCGCGCCGAAGAGCAGCGCAAGAAGCTCGAAGGCGCGGGCGGTGCCGCTGCGCCGGCTCCGGCCAATCCGGCAGCCAAGTAA
- the rimO gene encoding 30S ribosomal protein S12 methylthiotransferase RimO, giving the protein MERAPHISFVSLGCPKALVDSERIITRLRAEGYELARKHDGADIVIVNTCGFLDSAKQESLAAIGEAMAENGKVIVTGCMGAEPEQIESAYPGVLSITGPQQYESVLDAVHRALPPAHNPHLDLVPPQGVKLTPRHYAYLKISEGCNNRCSFCIIPKLRGDLVSRPANDVLREAEKLVKAGVKELLVISQDTSAYGVDLKYAESPWQDRSVRAKFFELAKELGELGAWVRLQYVYPYPHVDEVIGLMTEGKVLPYLDIPFQHASPDVLRAMKRPAAQEKTLARVQKWREQCPELTLRSTFIVGFPGETDSDFAYLLDWLDEAEIDRLGCFKYEPVAGAASNAIGNAVPDEVKQERWNALMARQQKISAKRLKRKVGTRQQVIIDEVGPTVAKGRSKADAPEIDGAVYLTSRRPLKVGEIVTAKIERADEYDLHGSVAGF; this is encoded by the coding sequence ATGGAAAGAGCGCCCCATATTTCGTTCGTCAGTCTTGGGTGCCCCAAGGCGCTGGTCGATTCCGAGCGCATCATCACCCGGCTGCGCGCGGAGGGCTATGAGCTCGCGCGCAAGCATGATGGCGCCGACATCGTCATCGTCAACACCTGCGGCTTCCTCGACAGCGCCAAGCAGGAATCGCTGGCGGCGATCGGCGAGGCCATGGCTGAGAACGGCAAGGTCATCGTCACCGGCTGCATGGGCGCCGAGCCCGAGCAGATCGAGAGCGCCTATCCCGGCGTGCTCTCGATCACCGGACCGCAGCAATATGAGAGCGTGCTGGACGCCGTGCATCGCGCGCTGCCGCCGGCGCACAATCCGCATCTCGACCTGGTGCCGCCGCAGGGCGTCAAGCTGACGCCGCGCCACTACGCTTATTTGAAGATTTCCGAGGGCTGCAACAACCGCTGCAGCTTCTGCATCATCCCGAAGCTGCGCGGCGACTTGGTGTCGCGGCCGGCCAATGACGTGCTGCGCGAGGCCGAGAAGCTGGTGAAGGCCGGCGTCAAGGAATTGCTGGTCATCTCGCAGGACACCTCGGCCTATGGCGTCGATCTGAAATACGCCGAGAGCCCCTGGCAGGATCGCAGCGTACGCGCAAAATTCTTCGAGCTCGCCAAGGAGCTCGGCGAGCTCGGCGCCTGGGTGCGGCTGCAATATGTCTACCCCTACCCGCATGTCGACGAGGTCATCGGCCTGATGACCGAGGGCAAGGTGCTGCCTTATCTCGACATCCCGTTCCAGCATGCGAGCCCCGACGTGCTGCGTGCGATGAAGCGCCCGGCGGCACAGGAGAAGACGCTGGCGCGAGTCCAGAAGTGGCGCGAGCAATGCCCGGAGCTGACGCTGCGCTCGACCTTCATCGTCGGCTTCCCCGGCGAGACCGATTCCGATTTCGCTTATCTGCTCGACTGGCTCGATGAAGCCGAAATCGATCGCCTCGGCTGCTTCAAATACGAGCCGGTCGCCGGCGCCGCGTCGAACGCAATCGGCAATGCCGTGCCCGATGAGGTCAAGCAGGAGCGTTGGAATGCGCTGATGGCGCGGCAGCAGAAGATTTCGGCCAAGCGCCTGAAGCGCAAGGTCGGCACCCGCCAGCAGGTGATCATCGACGAGGTCGGCCCGACGGTCGCGAAAGGCCGTTCAAAGGCCGACGCACCCGAGATCGACGGCGCCGTCTATCTCACCAGCCGCCGCCCGCTCAAGGTCGGCGAGATCGTCACCGCCAAGATCGAGCGCGCCGACGAATACGACCTGCACGGCAGCGTCGCCGGATTCTGA
- a CDS encoding Imm21 family immunity protein, whose protein sequence is MTRTHNWIATSGGPHLLIADEQLLHWRGIEGWRDHGDPADQSDYARACRVTTWLGSIACHRGKAVVLSGDAGDIAWYPDGQGDGGFLVQWIGVDDERLIEPALRTPQLRDILGSSDAERLELETGASGTMWLIDATDRGCDLRGNHQALALLPGSYLAKAAYYCSAGLAIVVREIRRINSPLNEAG, encoded by the coding sequence ATGACCCGAACACACAACTGGATAGCGACGTCCGGCGGTCCTCACCTGCTAATTGCTGATGAACAGCTGTTACATTGGCGGGGTATCGAGGGATGGCGCGACCATGGAGATCCGGCTGACCAAAGTGACTATGCTCGTGCGTGCAGAGTGACGACCTGGTTGGGGTCAATTGCCTGCCACCGAGGCAAAGCTGTTGTGTTATCTGGCGATGCCGGCGACATCGCATGGTATCCCGATGGTCAGGGTGACGGGGGCTTTCTCGTTCAATGGATCGGCGTCGATGACGAACGACTCATCGAGCCTGCATTGCGCACACCACAATTACGGGACATTTTGGGAAGCTCAGACGCTGAGCGGCTTGAATTGGAGACAGGTGCGTCCGGCACGATGTGGCTGATTGATGCAACGGATCGAGGCTGCGATCTGCGCGGCAATCATCAAGCTCTCGCGTTGCTGCCAGGCAGCTACCTCGCAAAGGCTGCGTACTATTGTTCAGCCGGGCTCGCGATTGTCGTTCGCGAAATCCGCCGGATCAATTCACCGCTCAACGAAGCTGGCTAG
- a CDS encoding TerC family protein — MMQLITSPEAWAALLTLTALEIVLGIDNVIFLSVLVSRIPQPQANRARQIGLLLALVFRIILLSVLVWLIGLTQPVITIESVALSWRDIILIGGGLFLIAKATHEIHGEVEARDAEENSKPSPNAFFWVIVQIIIIDLVFSLDSIITAIGMAQDIEIMIAAVVIACAIMYISSGPVARFVAEHPTTKMLALAFLVLIGVALVADGFKFHIPRGYIYFAIAFSAAVEMFNVLARRNRKKPAH, encoded by the coding sequence ATGATGCAATTGATCACCAGCCCGGAAGCCTGGGCGGCGCTGCTGACCCTGACTGCGCTCGAGATCGTGCTCGGCATCGACAACGTCATCTTCCTGTCAGTGCTCGTCTCGCGGATTCCGCAGCCGCAGGCCAACCGCGCGCGGCAGATCGGCCTGCTGCTGGCGCTGGTGTTCCGTATCATCCTGCTCAGCGTCCTCGTCTGGCTGATCGGGCTGACGCAGCCTGTCATCACCATCGAGAGTGTCGCGCTGTCGTGGCGCGATATCATCCTGATCGGCGGCGGCCTGTTCCTGATCGCCAAGGCAACCCACGAGATCCACGGCGAGGTCGAGGCGCGTGACGCCGAGGAGAATAGCAAGCCGAGCCCCAACGCGTTCTTCTGGGTGATCGTCCAGATCATCATCATCGACCTGGTGTTCTCGCTGGATTCGATCATCACCGCGATCGGCATGGCGCAGGACATCGAGATCATGATCGCGGCGGTCGTGATCGCCTGCGCGATCATGTACATCTCGTCGGGACCGGTGGCGCGGTTTGTCGCGGAGCATCCGACTACCAAGATGCTGGCGCTGGCGTTCCTGGTGCTGATCGGCGTGGCGCTGGTGGCCGACGGATTCAAATTCCACATCCCGCGCGGCTACATTTATTTCGCCATCGCATTCTCGGCGGCGGTCGAGATGTTCAACGTGCTGGCCAGGCGCAACCGCAAGAAGCCGGCGCACTAA
- a CDS encoding UbiH/UbiF family hydroxylase: MTDSSQDYDVIVIGGGPAGLTAAIALADAGARTALLARRAPYADNRTTALLGASTEILERLDVWRRCSDKAAALKTMRLVDDTGRLIRAPEVRFSSDEIGREQFGFNIDNRSLVAALEDRAGEMAALTRFDDEAASVQPDDTAVTVVTRQGQTLSARLVVGADGRNSLSREAAGIEVVSRELGQSALTFNITHSRPHRNISTEFHTEHGPCVFVPLSGNRSSVVWVSAPKEAERLKALGDGELSEAAERQSHSILGRVEVQGGRHVFPLAIERPRQFAKDRIALVGESAHVLPPIGAQGLNMGLRDAADIAEITGQAIGRGEDPGAPHVLSRYQAARRPDVASRTWAIDIANRSLLSDFLGVQTARAAGLHLLGAFGPLRRLAMREGLAPSWRR; the protein is encoded by the coding sequence ATGACCGACAGCTCGCAGGATTATGACGTTATCGTAATAGGCGGCGGTCCGGCCGGATTGACGGCTGCGATTGCCCTCGCCGACGCCGGCGCGCGCACCGCGCTGTTGGCGCGCCGCGCCCCCTATGCCGACAACCGCACCACCGCGCTGCTCGGCGCCTCAACCGAGATCCTGGAGCGGCTCGACGTCTGGCGGCGCTGCAGCGACAAGGCTGCCGCGCTCAAGACCATGCGCCTCGTCGACGACACCGGCCGCCTGATCCGCGCGCCGGAGGTGCGGTTCTCCTCCGACGAGATCGGCCGCGAGCAGTTCGGCTTCAACATCGACAATCGCTCGCTGGTCGCAGCACTCGAGGACCGCGCCGGCGAGATGGCCGCGCTGACGCGGTTCGACGACGAGGCCGCCTCGGTGCAACCGGATGATACCGCGGTCACCGTGGTGACGCGGCAGGGCCAGACGTTATCGGCCCGGCTCGTGGTCGGCGCCGACGGACGCAATTCACTCTCGCGCGAGGCCGCCGGCATCGAGGTGGTCAGCCGCGAGCTCGGCCAATCCGCCCTCACCTTCAACATCACCCACAGCCGGCCGCACCGGAACATCTCGACCGAGTTTCACACCGAGCACGGCCCCTGCGTGTTCGTGCCGCTCAGCGGCAACCGCAGCAGCGTAGTCTGGGTCTCGGCGCCCAAGGAGGCCGAACGGCTGAAGGCCCTTGGCGATGGCGAATTGTCTGAAGCGGCCGAGCGGCAGTCGCATTCGATTCTCGGCCGCGTCGAGGTTCAGGGCGGCCGTCACGTGTTTCCGCTCGCCATCGAGCGGCCCCGGCAGTTCGCCAAGGACCGGATCGCGCTGGTCGGCGAATCCGCCCATGTGCTGCCGCCGATCGGCGCGCAGGGGCTCAACATGGGACTGCGCGATGCCGCCGATATTGCCGAGATCACAGGCCAGGCAATCGGCCGCGGCGAGGATCCTGGCGCGCCACATGTGCTGTCGCGCTACCAGGCGGCGCGGCGTCCGGATGTCGCCAGCCGGACCTGGGCGATCGACATCGCCAACCGGTCGTTGCTCAGCGATTTCCTCGGTGTGCAGACGGCGCGTGCCGCGGGTCTGCATCTGCTCGGCGCGTTCGGCCCGCTGCGGCGGCTGGCGATGCGCGAAGGCCTCGCGCCGTCATGGCGGCGGTAG
- a CDS encoding quinone oxidoreductase, which yields MTKAVRVHKVGGPEVLTYEDVEVGAPGTGEVRIRQHAVGLNFIDVYFRTGLYKAPGLPFIAGNEAAGEVVAVGPGVTNFHPGDRVAYYYNLGGYASERVIPADKLVKLPDHITYEQGAVLMLKGLTVWYLLHKTFKVEQGHRVLIHAAAGGIGLLACQWAHALGAHVIGTVGSKAKADIALANGCDHVILYNEENFVERVKQISRGELCDVVYDGVGKTTFPGSLSCLRPRGLFVSFGNASGPVPPFPLAELNNHGSLFATRPKLNDYVGTRKELLEGADTLFAAVINGKLHVPINHAYALKDVAKAHIDLESRATTGAAILRP from the coding sequence ATGACCAAGGCTGTGCGGGTGCACAAGGTGGGGGGCCCTGAGGTCCTGACCTATGAGGATGTCGAGGTGGGGGCGCCGGGGACCGGCGAGGTCCGCATCCGCCAGCATGCGGTCGGGCTGAACTTCATCGACGTCTATTTCCGCACCGGCCTCTACAAGGCGCCCGGCCTGCCGTTCATCGCCGGCAATGAGGCCGCGGGCGAGGTCGTGGCCGTCGGTCCGGGGGTGACCAATTTCCACCCCGGCGATCGCGTCGCCTACTACTACAACCTCGGCGGCTACGCTTCAGAGCGCGTCATCCCGGCCGACAAGCTGGTCAAGTTGCCCGACCACATCACGTATGAGCAGGGCGCCGTGCTGATGCTCAAGGGGCTCACGGTGTGGTACCTCCTGCACAAGACCTTCAAGGTCGAGCAGGGCCATCGGGTGCTGATCCACGCCGCAGCCGGCGGCATCGGGCTGCTTGCCTGCCAGTGGGCGCATGCGCTCGGTGCGCACGTCATCGGCACCGTCGGCTCGAAGGCGAAGGCCGATATCGCGCTCGCCAATGGCTGCGACCACGTCATCCTCTACAACGAGGAAAACTTCGTCGAGCGCGTCAAGCAGATCAGCCGCGGCGAGCTCTGCGACGTCGTCTATGACGGCGTCGGCAAAACCACGTTCCCGGGATCGCTGTCGTGCCTGCGGCCACGCGGCCTGTTCGTCTCCTTCGGCAACGCCTCCGGGCCGGTGCCGCCGTTCCCGCTCGCCGAGCTCAACAACCACGGTTCGCTGTTCGCGACGCGGCCGAAGCTCAACGACTATGTCGGCACCCGCAAGGAGCTGCTCGAAGGCGCCGACACGCTGTTCGCGGCCGTGATCAACGGCAAGCTGCACGTGCCGATCAACCACGCCTATGCGCTCAAGGACGTCGCCAAGGCGCATATCGATCTGGAGAGCCGGGCGACCACGGGCGCGGCGATTCTGCGGCCGTAG
- the hspQ gene encoding heat shock protein HspQ, translating to MIKARTAKFQIGQIVRHRVFSFRGVIFDIDPEFNNTEEWWLSIPEDMRPHKDQPFYHLLAENSETEYVAYVSEQNLLPDDSGEPIRHSQVAEIFVKDKSGGYRPRNPSLN from the coding sequence ATGATCAAAGCGCGCACCGCCAAGTTTCAGATCGGGCAGATCGTCCGTCACCGGGTGTTCTCCTTCCGGGGCGTGATTTTTGATATCGACCCGGAGTTCAACAACACCGAGGAATGGTGGCTGTCGATCCCCGAGGACATGCGGCCGCACAAGGACCAGCCGTTCTATCACCTGCTCGCGGAAAACTCGGAGACCGAGTACGTCGCCTATGTGTCCGAGCAGAACCTGCTGCCCGACGATTCGGGCGAACCGATCCGGCACTCGCAGGTGGCGGAGATCTTCGTGAAGGACAAATCGGGCGGCTACCGTCCGCGCAACCCGTCGCTGAACTGA
- a CDS encoding acetylornithine transaminase, whose protein sequence is MTNATHPFDALMDITARPEVVFVRGAGSYLWDANRNRYLDFVQGWAVNPLGHSPVIVADALAAQARRLLTPSPAFYNEQSLKLAKMLVDNSCFDQVFFANSGAEANEGAIKLARKFGAKYKGGAHEIITFEGGFHGRTLATMSASGKKAFEPLFEPKVSGFRKAKLNDIESVRKLISPSTVAVMLEPIQGEAGVWPATDRFLQELRALTQQRGLLLIVDEIQTGIGRTGKLFGYEHAGIAPDIMTLGKGIGGGVPLAALLATEHASCFDHGDQGGTFNGNPLMCAAGLVVLDKIAQPDFLKSVVDAGLLLERELQRLSARHGLGEIRGRGLLLALDLKMPIGAAVVAEAFAAGVLVNSPQPDTLRFMPALNVTREEISAMIDCLDGVLTKVGAARRVA, encoded by the coding sequence ATGACCAACGCTACCCATCCGTTCGATGCGCTGATGGACATCACCGCTCGCCCCGAGGTCGTGTTCGTGCGCGGCGCAGGCTCGTATTTGTGGGACGCCAACCGCAACCGCTATCTCGATTTCGTGCAGGGTTGGGCCGTGAATCCGCTCGGCCACTCGCCGGTCATCGTGGCCGATGCGCTGGCCGCGCAGGCCAGGCGGCTATTGACGCCGAGCCCGGCATTCTACAACGAGCAGAGCCTGAAGCTGGCGAAGATGCTGGTCGACAACAGTTGCTTCGATCAGGTGTTCTTCGCCAATTCCGGCGCCGAGGCCAATGAGGGCGCGATCAAGCTCGCGCGCAAATTCGGCGCCAAGTACAAGGGTGGCGCGCACGAGATCATCACCTTCGAAGGCGGCTTCCACGGCCGGACGCTCGCGACCATGTCGGCGTCGGGCAAGAAGGCGTTCGAGCCGTTGTTCGAGCCAAAGGTCTCGGGATTCCGAAAGGCCAAGCTGAACGACATCGAGTCGGTGCGGAAGTTGATTTCGCCATCGACGGTGGCGGTGATGCTGGAGCCGATCCAGGGCGAGGCCGGCGTGTGGCCCGCGACGGATCGATTTCTGCAGGAGCTGCGGGCGCTGACCCAGCAGCGTGGCCTGCTGCTGATTGTCGACGAGATCCAGACCGGCATCGGCCGGACCGGAAAGCTGTTCGGCTATGAGCACGCCGGAATCGCGCCCGACATCATGACGCTCGGCAAGGGCATCGGCGGCGGCGTGCCGCTCGCAGCGCTGCTCGCGACCGAGCATGCCTCCTGCTTCGATCACGGCGATCAGGGCGGCACCTTCAACGGCAACCCTCTGATGTGCGCCGCGGGGCTTGTCGTGCTCGACAAGATCGCCCAGCCCGATTTCTTGAAATCGGTCGTCGATGCCGGTCTGCTGCTCGAGCGCGAATTGCAGCGGCTGTCGGCGCGTCACGGGCTCGGCGAGATCAGAGGCCGCGGCCTCCTGCTCGCGCTCGATCTCAAGATGCCGATCGGCGCCGCCGTCGTCGCCGAGGCGTTCGCGGCCGGCGTGCTGGTGAACTCGCCGCAGCCGGACACGCTGCGCTTCATGCCGGCGCTCAACGTCACGCGGGAGGAGATATCGGCGATGATCGATTGTCTGGATGGCGTGCTGACGAAGGTCGGTGCGGCGCGGCGCGTGGCGTAA
- the pcsA gene encoding phosphatidylcholine synthase → MEHSSQPDALPERMRTAAFSVHIFTALGAGVALLAMLEAVREHWANMFAWLGVALIIDGIDGPLARRLDVVRLQPNWSGEVLDLVVDFVTYVFVPAYAITASGMLLPLAAPVLGIGIVVSSALYFADRRMKADDNHFRGFPALWNAAAFYLFLLHLPPVLSTIVVGLLIVLTFAPFHVLHPFRVVRLRWLTLWLLGAWALLGMYTLANDFMVGAPITFGLCAIAVYIVGSDTLIRRMKAFRA, encoded by the coding sequence ATGGAGCACTCGAGCCAGCCGGATGCGTTGCCAGAACGGATGCGGACCGCCGCATTCTCCGTTCATATCTTCACGGCGCTCGGCGCCGGGGTCGCGCTGCTGGCGATGCTGGAGGCGGTTCGCGAGCACTGGGCCAACATGTTCGCCTGGCTCGGGGTCGCACTGATCATCGACGGGATCGACGGCCCGCTGGCGCGCCGGCTCGACGTGGTGCGGCTGCAGCCGAACTGGTCGGGCGAGGTTCTCGACCTGGTGGTTGATTTCGTCACCTATGTGTTCGTGCCGGCCTATGCGATCACCGCGAGCGGCATGCTGCTGCCGTTGGCTGCGCCGGTCCTCGGCATCGGTATCGTGGTTTCCAGCGCGCTGTATTTCGCCGACCGCCGCATGAAGGCCGACGACAACCATTTCCGCGGCTTCCCGGCGCTGTGGAATGCGGCGGCGTTCTATCTGTTCCTGCTGCATTTGCCGCCGGTGCTGTCGACGATCGTAGTCGGGCTCCTGATCGTGCTGACCTTTGCGCCGTTCCATGTGCTGCATCCGTTCCGCGTGGTGCGGCTGCGCTGGCTCACACTGTGGCTGCTCGGCGCCTGGGCGCTGCTCGGCATGTACACGCTCGCCAACGATTTCATGGTCGGAGCGCCGATCACCTTCGGTCTCTGCGCCATCGCCGTCTACATCGTCGGCAGCGATACTTTGATCCGCCGGATGAAAGCCTTCAGAGCATGA
- a CDS encoding AEC family transporter, which produces MIDILNLALPYFGLIFIGYACGKAKGLPESGLAWMNFFLLYVSLPALLFGIMSKTPFAELNNPPFLIATTLGTVIAFFLAMVAGRLIGGLSLREATLAGLSGAYGNIGYMGPGLALAVLGAKAAAPTALIFCCDSIFLFSIVPLLIELTDRDHPSLLHAFGVVLRQIVQNPLIMSAVFGALVAAFHIPIPVALDRTIQFLENAAAPTALFVLGITVALRPFERVPWEVPGVVAIKLLIHPLLAFGLMLLFGPFAQPWAATAVLMASLPPALNVFVIARQNDTWIEPASVAVLIGTFASVVTLTSVMWFIQSGRLVFP; this is translated from the coding sequence ATGATCGATATCCTCAATCTGGCGTTGCCGTATTTCGGCTTGATCTTCATCGGCTACGCGTGCGGAAAAGCCAAGGGTTTGCCCGAGAGCGGGCTCGCCTGGATGAATTTCTTCCTGCTTTACGTTTCGTTGCCGGCGCTGCTGTTCGGGATCATGTCGAAGACGCCGTTCGCCGAGCTGAACAACCCGCCATTCCTGATCGCCACCACGCTCGGAACCGTGATCGCGTTCTTCCTGGCGATGGTCGCAGGCAGACTGATCGGCGGGCTGTCGCTGCGCGAGGCGACGCTCGCGGGCCTGTCGGGCGCCTACGGCAATATCGGCTATATGGGGCCTGGGCTGGCGCTCGCCGTGCTCGGCGCCAAGGCGGCGGCGCCGACCGCGCTGATCTTCTGCTGCGACAGCATCTTCCTGTTCTCGATCGTGCCGCTCCTGATCGAGCTCACCGACCGCGACCATCCCTCGCTGCTGCACGCGTTCGGCGTGGTGCTGCGGCAGATCGTGCAGAACCCGTTGATCATGTCGGCGGTGTTCGGCGCGCTGGTGGCCGCGTTTCACATCCCGATCCCGGTCGCGCTCGACCGGACCATCCAGTTCCTCGAGAACGCCGCCGCTCCGACGGCGCTGTTCGTGCTCGGTATCACCGTGGCGCTGCGGCCGTTCGAGCGGGTGCCGTGGGAGGTGCCGGGCGTAGTCGCGATCAAGCTTCTGATCCATCCGCTGCTGGCCTTCGGACTGATGCTGCTGTTCGGTCCGTTCGCGCAGCCCTGGGCTGCGACCGCGGTGCTGATGGCCTCGCTGCCGCCGGCACTCAACGTGTTCGTGATCGCGCGCCAGAACGACACCTGGATCGAGCCGGCATCGGTCGCGGTGCTGATCGGCACCTTCGCCTCTGTTGTCACGCTGACCAGCGTGATGTGGTTCATCCAGAGCGGACGGCTGGTATTTCCCTAA
- a CDS encoding MFS transporter, translated as MSQRVNTQRREPLSRPSEPPTGRASADAGGRLNQDNVPGAFHPGIVHLALAMGGFAIGIAEFATMSLLPFFAHDLHISEPQAGHAISAYALGVVVGAPVIAVLSARMARRTLLIALMGFFALMNGLSGLAPDYHTMLVLRFLAGLPHGAYFGIAMLVAASLVPIDKRTAAVGRVLLGLTIATTIGVPLANGVGQAIGWRWAFAIVAALALLTAILVLIFAPRDVADGKASPLRELSALGRKHVWLTLGIGAIGFGGLFSVYTYLASTMLAVTHTSPALVPVTLCVFGAGLTAGNIIVPRFADRALMATAGGLLLWSAATLALYPLAAANFWTLSADVFLIGLGGALATVLQTRLMDVAGEAQSLAAALNHSAFNVANALGPWLGGMAVAAGYGWASTGLVGAGLALAGFAVWAIAAALAAREGV; from the coding sequence ATGTCCCAGCGAGTTAACACGCAGCGGCGGGAACCGCTTTCCCGGCCTTCGGAGCCGCCGACCGGGCGTGCTTCGGCCGATGCCGGCGGGCGCCTGAACCAGGACAACGTCCCCGGTGCCTTTCATCCGGGCATCGTTCATCTCGCGCTGGCGATGGGCGGGTTCGCGATCGGCATCGCCGAATTCGCGACCATGAGCCTGCTGCCGTTCTTCGCCCACGATCTGCACATCAGTGAGCCCCAGGCCGGCCACGCGATCAGCGCCTACGCGCTCGGCGTCGTGGTGGGCGCGCCTGTGATCGCCGTGCTGTCGGCGCGCATGGCACGGCGGACGCTGCTGATCGCGCTGATGGGCTTCTTTGCGCTGATGAACGGCCTCTCCGGGCTCGCGCCCGACTATCACACCATGCTGGTGCTGCGCTTCCTTGCCGGGCTGCCGCACGGTGCCTATTTCGGCATCGCCATGCTGGTCGCGGCCTCGCTGGTCCCGATCGACAAGCGCACGGCGGCTGTCGGCCGCGTGCTGCTCGGCCTCACCATCGCGACGACGATCGGCGTGCCGCTCGCCAACGGCGTGGGGCAGGCGATCGGCTGGCGCTGGGCCTTCGCGATCGTTGCCGCCCTCGCGCTCCTGACCGCCATCCTGGTCCTGATCTTCGCCCCGCGCGACGTCGCGGACGGTAAGGCGAGCCCGTTGCGTGAACTCTCGGCGCTCGGGCGCAAGCATGTCTGGCTGACGCTTGGGATCGGCGCCATCGGTTTCGGCGGCCTGTTCTCGGTCTACACTTATCTGGCGTCGACCATGCTGGCGGTGACGCACACGTCGCCCGCGCTGGTTCCCGTCACGCTATGCGTGTTCGGCGCCGGCCTCACCGCCGGCAACATCATCGTGCCGCGCTTTGCCGACCGCGCGCTGATGGCAACCGCGGGCGGGCTCCTGCTATGGTCGGCCGCGACGCTGGCGTTGTATCCGCTGGCGGCGGCGAACTTCTGGACGCTGAGCGCCGACGTGTTCCTGATCGGCCTGGGCGGAGCGCTCGCCACCGTGTTGCAGACCCGGCTGATGGATGTCGCGGGTGAGGCGCAGAGCCTCGCCGCTGCGCTCAACCATTCCGCCTTCAACGTCGCCAATGCGCTGGGACCGTGGCTCGGCGGAATGGCCGTCGCGGCCGGTTACGGCTGGGCCTCGACCGGTCTCGTCGGCGCCGGACTGGCGCTGGCGGGATTTGCGGTCTGGGCGATCGCGGCGGCACTGGCCGCGCGTGAGGGGGTATGA